From Rutidosis leptorrhynchoides isolate AG116_Rl617_1_P2 chromosome 3, CSIRO_AGI_Rlap_v1, whole genome shotgun sequence, a single genomic window includes:
- the LOC139897207 gene encoding acyl carrier protein 1, mitochondrial-like — protein sequence MTSALRRAILGHVRIPVVANGSKLLTPSWIHRTTAVRAMSSHDDHLEKSQVIDRILDIVKSFPKVDPSKVTPEVHFQKDLGLDSLDNVELIMAIEEEFKLEIPDKEADKIDSCALAIEYVYNHPMAS from the exons ATGACGTCAGCTTTGAGAAGAGCAATTCTAGGCCACGTACGGATCCCGGTGGTCGCTAATGGATCTAAGCTTCTAACACCGTCATGGATTCACCGAACCACTGCCGTTCGAGCAATGTCATCTCACGATGATCATCTCGAAAAAAGTCAAGTTATTGATAGAATCCTCGATATCGTTAAAAGTTTTCCTAAAGTTGATCCATCTAAG GTGACTCCCGAAGTTCATTTCCAAAAGGATCTAGGGCTGGACAGCTTAGATAACGTGGAGCTCATAATGGCTATCGAAGAAGAGTTCAAATTGGAGATTCCAGACAAAGAAGCTGACAAGATCGATTCTTGTGCACTCGCAATTGAGTATGTATATAACCATCCAATGGCCAGCTAA